AGGAAATATATCCAACAGTCTCAACATAAAGATTTGCAAAAATCTTTACGTGAATATTGAAAGTTAAGAGCCGAGCACCGCTAGGTGCGAAGCATACCCACTTCTTCAGAGGTGGGTGCTCTTAACTTATCTTGATTTTATTCGTTTGTGAGTGATTGTTTTTAAACTTTGTTGTAAAATAAGTTTTTTTATAGAATTAGAAATCCTATTATTCCGGTCAGAATAAGATATATTATGCAGGGAATTATTGTTTTTTTTATGATTTCTGCGTCTTTTCCTTGTATTTTTACTGTTGCTTGTGCGGCCACTATGTTTGTAAGAGATATCATATTTCCTATTGAGGCACCTATTACTTGTAGTGCGAGTATTATTGCCGTGCTTATTCCTAATGTTGTTGCTGCTGTATATTGAAATTGTCCGAATAATAAATTTGATATTGTGGCACTTCCACTTATGAATGCTCCGAATGCTCCTATTATTGGAGCTATTAGCGGCAAGGCTTTTGTTTGCAGGTTTGATGCAATTATTGTTATCATGCTTTGGGTTCCAGTCATGTTTAAATTAGTATTTACCATTATTTGGACAAAGGATACTATGAAGAGTATTGCTATGAATGGTTTGTATAGAATTTTGGTTGATTCTTTTATGCTGTTTATGATTTTATTCCTTGTATCAGGATATAGTGCTGCAAATATTAGTGTTGTTAAGATAAACAAAATTCCTGGATTGTATGTATTTATGGTGTGAGTTATTGGAGTTATTATGTTTACAGAGTATTTTGGAAATATGTATTTTCCTCCTAGTAAGAGAATTATTAGTAGTATGTGTGGGAGGAAGGTTTTTGTTTTTGTGTGTTTTTCTAGTTTTGTTTTTTTTTCATGGAATCTCCACGTATTTTTTGGCACTAAGAATCCTTTTTTTGTTGTATATATTATTGTTGCAAGTCCTATTAAGGGTCCTATTAAACTAGGAAATTCTTGTCCTAAATATGTACTTAGAAAGTAAGGTACTAAGAGCACTATTCCAGCCCATATTGCAAACGGTAGCATTTCTGTTACGGATTTTATTGATTTGTTTTTGTTTGAATATACTATGATTACTAGTATGGCAATTGGTACTATTAACCCTGCTATTAAATTTATTAATGCTGCGTAGAAGGGTACTGTTGCTGTTGGCAGTCCTGCAAATCCTATTCTTATAGGTGTTCCTACTGCTCCAAACGTTACTGCTGTACTGTCTGCAATTAAGGATATTGCTACTGCTGTTACTGGCAAGAAGCCTATGCCGACTAGTATGGGCGCTACTATTACAGCAGGAGTTCCAAATCCTGCTGTGCCTTCTATAA
This DNA window, taken from Candidatus Woesearchaeota archaeon, encodes the following:
- a CDS encoding L-lactate permease; its protein translation is MIDLLIAISPIILIIILLFILKRPIIQAAPITFFYTLILATIKTNIIPTTWELETKYALASIIKGTLTAIDITIIIFGAIFFLEFLKETKLIQSIEHYLSTVSKDQRIQGIILTWFLCSFIEGTAGFGTPAVIVAPILVGIGFLPVTAVAISLIADSTAVTFGAVGTPIRIGFAGLPTATVPFYAALINLIAGLIVPIAILVIIVYSNKNKSIKSVTEMLPFAIWAGIVLLVPYFLSTYLGQEFPSLIGPLIGLATIIYTTKKGFLVPKNTWRFHEKKTKLEKHTKTKTFLPHILLIILLLGGKYIFPKYSVNIITPITHTINTYNPGILFILTTLIFAALYPDTRNKIINSIKESTKILYKPFIAILFIVSFVQIMVNTNLNMTGTQSMITIIASNLQTKALPLIAPIIGAFGAFISGSATISNLLFGQFQYTAATTLGISTAIILALQVIGASIGNMISLTNIVAAQATVKIQGKDAEIIKKTIIPCIIYLILTGIIGFLIL